TATCAGAGCAATCATTTACTGAGAAAGCTCCCTCCTTTTACAAGCTTTTGGTTAATATCTTCCTATGAATGTGCGAATACTGTCATAATTTTTTTAGGGCTCATTTTCTTTAAGCCAATATGTCTTCTTTGTGATGCATATTATTCCTCATTCTGTTCCGTCTTTTAGGTACATGTTACCGATGGGATAAAGTATGTTAGGGAGATTGCAAATTCTGAGTTGGCTAATTTAGCGACATCCAATCATTGTCTTGTTGAGGGAAAATCCTCTGTTTCAAGTGGAAGTTGCACTGTACCCCTTGCAGAATGCACAAGTCTGAGAAAAACTGATTTACTTATTGTGGATGTGGACTCTTCTGACTCTAGGTGATTGTGGCTAAATTTTGATACTTTGATACATGAATGATACTGTCATCATTTTGTTTGGTACATCCTTTCACATTCTCTTAATTTACAGCTCTGGTTTGACCTGCCCTGCTGCAGACTTCATTGAAGAGTCTTTTCTTTTGACTGCCAAAAGTTCTCTTTCTGAGCAAGGTCTGTTTGTGATtaatttggtttcaagatcgTCCACTATCAAAGATTTGGTTTTCTCAAGAATGAAATTGGTATGAACTTAACAGCTTTGCTTTTCATCAAGCATCCATGGTATACATATTTAGTGCCTGTTTGATGGTGATGCTTTCACTGAAAAGTACTTTTAAGCCCTTTGAAGGTGTTTGGTGATTATCATCCCATAActttgtaatttgaaatttggaTGTCAACCATACTTTTGTTAATAAGGTTGAGCCATTAGACGTCATTGGCTACAAATAAGGTATCTAGGCTCTACAACAGCACTCACCTTCTCTGCTGGCTGGAGTACCTATAGTGGGTACTTATGGGGCTCCAAACACATTGGCAATACCCTCACTGAGGTACATGCCTAGCACATGGCTCAAGCAACAAAAAGAACACTTTCTAAAACTGCGAAACAGCTGGCAACAAAGAATAACAAACCAACTACAAATTCTGAGGTCTAGCATGCTCCTGCATCATATGTTCAATTATTGTTATTGTAGTGTTTTACATTTCAATAATGAGTTTTTGATTGTGATGGATTCTTATGAGCATGATGGATGATGACACATCCTAAAGTCTAAATATTTCAATACAAATTGTTTTGGTGAAGACTTGGGTTACCCAAACTTTTTGGTGGAGTGGTGTTGGATAGGTTAGTAGACCTCTTTGCCAGGAATGGGTAAGGAAGTATGGCAGCTGATAGATGGTCTTCCAGTGGGACGGGTGGAGATTTTTAAGGGACTTTTGTACCCAAGTCCGGGTAACCTACAGCATGAGTACGGAGTACGGAGTACGGGTGATGGTGGAAGCCTGCACAGTCTGGAGGTGGTTGGGCAAAATTACTGATGCTTTTTTGAACACAGCttttagattttattttttggtcaaACATGTTGGCATTTCTATTATCTTTAGAACAGAacatgaattttgttttttgtgTACCTAACACATAACACTTAATACAAGTCATGCAATTAAATGGCCCTTGGATATTTAGTTTCATTCAATAATTGTGTTGGAAAAACTCTGGATGACATGAATTTTGGAATGAGAGGCAGTCTGAGTGCAATTTGTTTTCAGAGTTTTATGTGATGAAGTTAACCTCATATAAGTGGAAGAAAATCTCTACTGAATAGTAAGACCACAAGAGTGAAGTATAGCTGAAATGAAAATATTAGTTATGTTAGTTAGTGGTTTGTTTCTTGTCTGAGTCCTATTGAATTGTGCTTGCTgtacaattatatatatattttttatgttaCTAGTTGAACCTAAGAGAGATGCTTTATGAAAAATATGTGTTGGCAAACGTTTCTATTTTAATTAAACGTTTCTATTTTAATTAGCAAAACGATCTGCATCCTATTCTTTGCCTTTTTATCAGCATGCCAACTGATTTCTGTTTTGTGTTCATCCCCTTCAGGTGTTCACCCACCTCTTCTACCTTCAACTTGAGGAAGATGTCAATATAGTTATTTTTGCTCTTAATACAGAGGCTGGCTTTGAGGATGATTGTTTTCATCAAGCTCCCGACAAACTTTCCAGATTATTGAAGCTAGAACAAGGGTTGCGAGACCAGATCTTAGATGATGCTAGAAAAATAAAGCGTTTGAGGTGACTGGAAGTAGATATATCGGCTACTGCAGCGCAAAAGTATTCTATACAATTCAAATCAGTGCATTTGTGATTCTCATTGGCTATTTTCCCAAGGAAATATGAGCTCAATCTGTCACAACCCCAATTGGCTTTGGCTGCTGTAGCTACACAAGCAAAACAAGTTTCATGGTGGTCCTCCCAGCTCTCAGCTTTGCTTAGACTGCTTTTCTTCATGCAAATCAACGTTAAATGTGCTGTTATGTCATGAGGGCGACAAAGGGTGCCAAATTGATTTACATTAGGCTGTATCTGCTTGTAATCACAAAGTTATAGctgcctttttcttttaaagagCACATTTTCCCGCTATACACAGCTGTATGATTGTTAATTCTTGAAGACAGAGATGTCAAATGGCCTCTGGGGCTGGCTGGATACTTCCATTGGTTTCTTATTAAATTGTCATAGGCATGATAAAATACCTGGTGGTTTGTCTAAATTTACATTatcctcttctttctttcatcaGCACAGTTGATATCCTCTTCCTGAAGTGCGAGCCATTTGTGGTGATTCATCAGCCCAAACATTTCATTGCCCGACTCTCCTACAACAGATCAGAATCAAGCAAAACAGGTTCATTTGTCACTCTATAATTTCCAATGATGTGATGAAGATTGTTATGACTGATGATGGTGTATATAACTTTGCATTGATTACTAGTTGTTTGCTTTGAAGTTAGTCTGACTGTTGGAAATTAATCCGTTTTTAGCAAGAATGAAGTATGCACAAAAGCACAATTAGTAATTTTCTCTTAAGCATCAAGAAAATCATCAAGTACTTGGTGGATGTAGTTTAACAGCGGAAGTAGAGCGTAAGTTGGAGGGTTCGAAGCAAAATTTAGCATTCGTCTTTGAATTGTTGGTTTGCTGTGGTTGAGGTTTAATTATGTAAGAAATCATCACTACTTATCATTAAACTCTAAAAATGAGTGTCAGAATTGCCAAGCCTTCTTAGGCTTGGTGGTGCGGGAGGTCAAGGGTTCGAATCTTGTCTCTCACAAAATTTGTCACAATATGTGACGGTCTTCATTGACCAGCTTCGATGGAGTTTCTACTCAGATAGAGCCCATCGCTTCAAATGCTTTGACTCAAAAGGTGGGAGGAAGGCGCAAAATAAACACGGCTTCAAATGTCCTAATAATGGCATCATCTGTTAATGGCATGAAGCTGTGCCTTCGCATGCCCTACTAAAAGGCGTGAAACATATGTTCGCGACAAAAACGTATAGGCTGTTACTGTTAAATTAAATGCGTGCCTTCAAATGCACAAAGCTGCGCCTTTTCTGACCTGCCTATAGAAGGCGTGAAGGTAGTGCATTGTCCTTGTTCCAAATTCAGCCAAAAAAACCTAGCATTAACCTCTCAAAGATGGGCCCTATGCTTTAGGAGGAGATAAAACACATATAAAGTTTGATATCCTCAGTATAGCTTTCAGTCAATGTTAGGTGCAATGAGATGGGTATTATGTCCTCTACTTCCTTTGGAAGATGGTACTATCGGTAATACGTAACTGATTACTTATTTCTAGCTAAACATGCCTTAAGTCGAAAGTTAAAATcaagttcattttctttggCCCACTACAGAAAAATATAGGTCACTCATTTTGACCTGCATTTGTCAAATGACCTCTTAAATTTGTGGTCATTGTTTTAGAGATAGTCTTCAGGTATATATCAATTCCTAATCCTAGTATAAGTGGTCCTGCATTTCccatgctctttttttttttttaatttctagcAGGGGAGAGGTTGGATTTAAGAAGTGAGGGAGGGAGAAGGGGGATTTGAACCTAGGGCATCTAAGTCCTAAGACGTCAAATTTAACTATTAGATCAAGGTCTCATTGGTGCACCGGTGGGTATCGAATCCAACAAAGTAAAAATACCTACTCAACAAAAATATAAGTTTGTGAATAATGGTGAGCAAGGTCGTATCTATAGGGATTGGTGAATTTATTTCCTTTGCAATTTCAAGAATTAAAATAAGGGATTCTGGAGAAATTAAACCAcgcaataaatataaaagaaattaataatGAAAAATTAAGTAAAACTAAATCAATGAAAACAAACCTTTTAGTCAAAGGATTAATCTTGGTTTTTGGTTCAatcaattgatcatcgatgcaaaaaCCAATTTATATATTCACAAATCAATTGGTTATGGTCATCAACATTCCCTGCCTTTTCTTATTTTCTCGGTAATTAAAACAAACTCTTTAATTACTTCTCTTGTCAATAGACAACTCTAAATAAACTCTTAGAATTTAATATATCGACAACATTCACCAATACTAACTAACAAACTCACAAGTTTGGTTCATTTAGATTAGATTATACATTCTCTTGACACGACCTCAATTATGTTAGTCGCcacaaatattaaaattatcaaacaattacggatatGACGTTTTAATTGGCAGTTGATTATCTAGTTAATTAAATATCAAGCCCTTCATATCTAGTCAAGCAACATAACCATCAACAATTAATTCAAGAAGTATACAAATACTCATGAATATATAAAACAGTAAAAACAAATTAGATTTCACAATTATTGCTGAACTAAAAAGCCTTGATTATCTAGAAAAACACCTTAGCCACTCCTCCTGGAGAAAGTCaccaagaaaaattaaaaatagagTTTGTTTTCTTGAGAGAAAAATAATatagaagaagaaaagttgaagtGTCGAGAGATATTGATCTCTCCTTATTCACCTATATTTATTCTATTCTAATTGTCTCTCAGATGATTTACTCAAAAGAAGAAATATCTCTTGTCAAGTACCAAACAAAGAAATATCTCAGATGGTTGTTGAATGAGTATTAATATATCAGAAATAAAGCACATGTCCAAACTCCCAAAGGCGAAAAGTCGATGATTCAAATAGACAGCAGAATTAATTGTGGCCTTCACAAGATAAAACAATTTCACAAGTTTGGCCAGCACGCCTAGGATGGGTCCTTTCTTAACAAGTCTTCCAGAATCCCTTTTCTGAGCTTCTTTCAATCATGACCCCCTAAATTTAGCACCAAAGACAAATTATGGGAAGAATCAATAAAATAACACAATAAGTTGACAAAATTACAACAGGAATTTCACAAATAAAAGATCTATTAAATTCACTATCATCCACTGTCAATgcattggaaaaaaaatgtttgCTCATATTATTTAAGATTATTTGGATAAAATCGATCGTTTTTGGTTAAATTTAATGGTAAAATGTCCCGTTATGCTTTGTCTAAATCCTTGCCAAAATTTTGAACAATTATATTCAAGGTATGTTAATGTTCAGGGTTATTACTCTCTTTcgtatttatatacttttcatATTTAATCTTACCTACCATTTTTTATATTTAGTTACTTTCCTTAATTAATCTTACCTTTCCAATGCAATTAATATTAAGAAAACATATAAAGATGGGCAGTTTAAAGGAACAGTTCAATTCAACACAGATACACAAAAGTACCAAAAATCAAGCAGCTGAATTTAAACTAGATCCCAATTAATAATTGGACCAATTATTCAAACATTATTAATTCCATTAAATGCTCTGCTAACACCTGTATAGTCTCATTATCAGGACGTGTATATTGTTAAATGGAACAACATTATTGTTTCTAGCATTAAATGCTCCACCAACACCAGTGAAACTGTAGAAATGTGATTTGTGGCATATAAACCATAGTACCGAGTTTTAATTAAGTAGTTAATTttcccaattaaataattaaacaacCAACCAGAATAATTAGCATTAGTAACAACAAATATGTCTTTTATTTGTTCGATTTTTAGCATCTTAGTCTCATGTCATTACAGCATAAAACAACTAATACAACTTAAGGGAATGAACGGTTGTCAGAACATGTCAATTAACAATCTAAATGAGTTAGAAATTATATTTAAACGTATAAATAAATTTTCAGATAACTATATTATATAAAACACGCGTTATAGATTCTTAgtcacaaaaaagaaaaagtcaaaactataaatatttatttctcaAAACTACCCTTCAATCAAAATGATACAAGTGTTTTCTTTACATTCaaggataaaagaaaaaaaaaattcaaataatcatTTCATAATTCTACTATGAATTCACCATCTTGTTTTCATACTCTATTAGACTACACTAGGGGCTTGTTCTCACAGTTGATTATTTTAGCCGATTATAGATTTTGATTATGAATAATGAGTATTTGAGATATTTTCGTTTGCTTTTGTATTTAGATTATAGAtttttttataacaaaaaaaaaatctaaaattcatAATCACCCAAACAGTAGCTTTTGCTGATtctcattattattttttataatcaCTTTTCGtaatcagattttgtaaaatgtaaaGCAAATGAGAACAAGGCTATTAATCAGATTTTGTAGACCAAGACTATTAAAAACACAACTcactaaaaaaataattaatgttCACATGTTGTTAATGTTAGTTTACAACCTGTGACTTTTATTGTACATTGCCGGTTGGCGGCGGTTACCCCTCTCCTCCAAATCAAAGTTACCGGTTGAGAGCACGTGGAGTCAGTCAACTAGGCACGTGTCGTGTGTTAAAAGAGAGACTTTCCATGTCAAATGTAACCGGTGGCGCCAGTCTACCGGTCTCCCTCAAACACCCAACTCTTTACTCCTCTTCTGAGCTGGTCTTTGTTGGCACTGGAACTAAATCAAGACAAAAGCTTTTCACTGAGCCATCATCCCAACTGAAATTCAGTGAAAAAAAGCTCTGTTTTTTCTTGTGGGTTCTGCTCAAATCAGCCTAAATTTCTTGATTGAAGGCTTCGAAGGGTgaattttggaaaatggctgTGAGTTTTACTCTACTACTATCTTTCTTGATCTATATCTTGTGTTTCATAATAATGtgaattcaaatgatttttttccttttttcttttgtgggtTTTTCTACGAGTAGTTTATGGAACAATATTATTTTTGTTGCGGGTtagattttgttgtttaatgTGGATTGGGAAGTGAATCCTGTGTTATTTGAGTTGGATTGGCTACGTGATAGTGATCATTTTTGTGGGATTTTTCTGTAGCAGATATATCATTAAGGAAATTGTGGATTCAATGATTAGATGGCTTTTTTACGTATTTGATTTAGGCTCTTGATTTTGAAGGTTGCACCATTGGATTAATCTATTTTCAGGAATTTATTTtgatcttttggcatttttccgtatttttcttttgaagagGGGGATATGTATCAGTAGTGAGGGGAAAAACAAAGCCATGAATACCATCTACCTTTGAAGTGGCTGTATTAGCAGGATGTAAATCTTTGGTGTTTGTGGCTAAATAGAGATGCTATTAGTACGTCACAAGAAATTCTGGACTTCTCCAGATTTACCATAGTATaccctaatttttttattttggattgtattaagccAACTGCGTTGCGTAATTCGTTTCTCTTATTCTAAAGGCAGCTAGtgctttttgttttcattttgtcgAGCAGTGAATCTGATTTTTCTGTGTTGTAATGTATCATGTTGTTGTTAAAGTCGCCCCGTACCTTAAAGTAGAAATAACTGTCTTTTTCATGCTTGCCAGTGCTATACTTGAGTTGTGAACTTTACGGGTGTAAACAGTAATTGTTAATTTAAATCAATTCTGAATCAAGTTTGAAACTTTAAATATGTTATTTCTAAAAGATGACATTTTCTATGGCTGTGAATTACTTGTCTATTCATATAGTTATCTGAAGCCCTTGCCTTCTTTTCTTGTTAAGCTTAGCAAATAAGATCAGGTCCTGTGATGACATTGCCTTATTTTGTTGATATTTTTCTCTCTGCATTTGGAAAGCATAATCATTTAGTTTGTACTTCTACTTTTGAGCTTTTTGGCTTAAGTGGCCATACTCACAAAAGTAGCCATCTTGTTAGGCACTTCTTTTCTACATTGGTTGCAAAGGATAATGGAATATTTTACCTTTAAGCAGAAAAAATCCCTTCTGCTTTCTGTGTTCCCCCAATTTGTTTTTGTCTCCTGAATAATCAATGTCCTTTTCAAAGCCTTGGCGAACGGTAATTAACATCCCCAACTTCCCCACCTCACTGACATCTTCAGAAACATATCTAAAGCACAAAACCTTGTTGGACTCTTCAAGCATTCTTGAGCTTCAAAACTGATACCTTAAACATCAATTGGGATAGACTCGTATATGAtatttcttgtgtttatgtCTTGCAGACTGAGAATCTTAGTTAAAGTGTCCAGCCAGGTTTATCTATTGACTTGCTAACTAAACTGGATTTATTGATTGGACTCTAGGgttcttttcattttatttttgttgctaAGTGTTGAGGGATTATCATATAAAAATTGAGTTTGTGGAGAATGCTAATGAAATTTTCTGAGCTGTAGCATTTTGTGTGAGTGGTTCAGGTCGCAATTACTTGCTAGTTCACCTTTGTTTTGTTACATGGATATGTGTTATGAGGTGTTAAAGCTGGGTATTGGATAAtcatttctttgaataaagatgTCACACAAAAGAGCTGTGGAGTTGATCCCACAGCAATAGGTATCGGATAAtcatttctttgaataaagttATCAAAGAGGATAAtcatttctttgaataaagttATCAAACATAAAAGCTGTGGAGTTGATCCCACAATCAATGGTACTCTTGTTGGGATGTTAGTGAGGTAGGGTTACAAGCTTGAATGATAACACATTAGCTTTCATAACAAGCCTGGCAAGCATTGAGTTGAGGATAACACGTTAATTCCTGCCGATTTCCCAAGTGATCTTCTCCACAATGGTTATGGACTTCTGAAATGAAGCCTTAGTTCTTTTCAATCCTAAAATCAATGATGCATgagttgattttatttttattttttggcccAGATTTCCATTTTGGTAGTTATTAAAACTAGACAATGGGAGAGGTTGAGGTGAACTTGTCATTCTCCCACAACTTTGTGAGCCTTGAGAACAAGAGGAACCTAGTCCTAATGTTCCTGCAAGATTTATATTCCCAGCCCTGGCGTCTTGCCATGTGAACAATTCCTGAGAAAGGTTTAGTCTTAACAGGGAAGGTTATATCCTTttacttttctattttttggtagtAATTTTTCCATGTCAATTAGTCAAGCATTTGAGCTTATGGCGGATTTATGCGTGAGACTAGCATGAAGCCCTACTCTATACCATTGTCCTGTAGAATTTCTGTTTTTGTATTGTTGATTGGGATCATGTTTATGAAATTGGTTCCTTTTTCTGCAGCAACGGTCACAAGTTCCAAAGTTTGGCAATTGGGAAAGCGAGGAAGATGTGCCTTACACTGTCTACTTTGATAATGCCAGGAAGGGCAAGAAAGGTAGCAAAATGAATACAAATGATCCGCAAGAGGATCTGGATGCTGAAACAAAGGGCCAAAAAAGACCAGAGGCAGCCAGGGCAAAGCATGTGCGACGCACTAGCCGAGAAGATGGTGACCTGAGGAAATCAATCGACTCTCCCTTGCACTCTGATGCCATGAGTCAGAAATCTGCAAATGAATCACCTCATCATAAGCAAGGTGGTTTAAAACATGGGAGTAGAAAACCAGAGTCAGAAGGATCGAAGGGAACTGACACAGTAAGACCAAGGCATGAAAGTCGAGAAGAAGGTGATTTGAGGAGGCCAACTGATTCTCCATTGCGGAATGAGACCGGAAACCGTAGAACTAGTCATGATTCTCCACATCATCGTCATGGTGGCCTGAGTGCTGGTGAAACACCTAAGAGGGTTGCTAGGCAAAGTGTGGGGTCTGATCGCAGCATTGACCAGTCTCCGCTACATCCACACTCTCAGGTAAGGACTGGTGGCAGAGGCAGTGGAGTTTCTTCTCCATCTTGGGAAAGAAAAGGCTCCTCAGAAGGTGGCCTTGGTTTGGCTCCTTCCACTCCTGGGGGATCGCGGTTAAAATCAGTAACACGAGGCGATGAAACTGTATGCCATTCTTAAACTTTCTGTGGTAACATCTCAGAAAATGATCATGCATACCGACACACAATTTCATCCTATTTTTTTTGCAACTTACAGTTGTTTCTGGGAACGAAAGTTTAGTCTTACCATGTTTTCATCAATCAAATACTGATTCTTGGAGGTAGCTGGATGGTAGAGAAAATCTTGGAATTTAGACTAATCCGCCTAGTTACATTGTGTATTCTTTTCCATGTTAACAATTTAACAGCATTACGCTTCTATCAAATATTATTGTCTTAAGTGAacctttttggcattttatttgCTATGGTTTCTTCCCCAGTTTTAGTTCTGTTTCTCTATCAGTcaattttttctctcttcttaaCTTTCGGGTTGATGTGGCAGCCTGATCACAGCCCTGCTGTTCCCAAATTCGGCGATTGGGATGAGACTGATCCTGCATCAGCAGAAGGATACACTCACATATTTAACAAAGTGCGAGAGGAGAGACACAGTGGAGCTGGAAAAGTACCTGTTATGCCGACAGAATCATCTTACTCCAATGGTCAGAAACGAATTGGAAATGACAATTCGAAGGTAGTTGAAGCCTTCTAATCACTGTCTTGTTGCAGCATTGCCATGTTTGAAGCCCTTAATTTTCATTCT
This Coffea arabica cultivar ET-39 chromosome 3e, Coffea Arabica ET-39 HiFi, whole genome shotgun sequence DNA region includes the following protein-coding sequences:
- the LOC113736332 gene encoding RPM1-interacting protein 4 isoform X1, giving the protein MAQRSQVPKFGNWESEEDVPYTVYFDNARKGKKGSKMNTNDPQEDLDAETKGQKRPEAARAKHVRRTSREDGDLRKSIDSPLHSDAMSQKSANESPHHKQGGLKHGSRKPESEGSKGTDTVRPRHESREEGDLRRPTDSPLRNETGNRRTSHDSPHHRHGGLSAGETPKRVARQSVGSDRSIDQSPLHPHSQVRTGGRGSGVSSPSWERKGSSEGGLGLAPSTPGGSRLKSVTRGDETPDHSPAVPKFGDWDETDPASAEGYTHIFNKVREERHSGAGKVPVMPTESSYSNGQKRIGNDNSKCCWCFPCGR
- the LOC113736332 gene encoding uncharacterized protein isoform X2, which translates into the protein MNTNDPQEDLDAETKGQKRPEAARAKHVRRTSREDGDLRKSIDSPLHSDAMSQKSANESPHHKQGGLKHGSRKPESEGSKGTDTVRPRHESREEGDLRRPTDSPLRNETGNRRTSHDSPHHRHGGLSAGETPKRVARQSVGSDRSIDQSPLHPHSQVRTGGRGSGVSSPSWERKGSSEGGLGLAPSTPGGSRLKSVTRGDETPDHSPAVPKFGDWDETDPASAEGYTHIFNKVREERHSGAGKVPVMPTESSYSNGQKRIGNDNSKCCWCFPCGR